The following are from one region of the Corylus avellana chromosome ca1, CavTom2PMs-1.0 genome:
- the LOC132170095 gene encoding COBRA-like protein 1, which translates to MAPIPSHVLTFALPSIILVALCSLSDCYDPLDPNGNITVTFDIHQYTSDGYVARVTIQNYYQYRHVDKPGWTLGWTWEGNEVIWSMSGAFATQQGNCWAFKTPAHCCNKDPVILDLMPEALPENRSEDCCRGGLLSAWAINPSKSFSSFEITVGNLGENSTWFPPQNLTLMEPGPGYTCGQVLDTDPTVSSDLGGRRQVQVYRTWRSTCTYSSFLANKTPMCCASLSTFYSPTITSCPKCSCGCREAADKRTGFCISDSNLLSKKANTPDIVQCTDHMCPVGVHWHIKNNYMNQWRVKLTISNYNYQRNFSDWNVLVQHPGFSQTATAYSFNSTILPTVGFGDEVALLWGIEYYNTELLNFDGDQLGSVTTEILLDKDADTFTLSNGWAFPPRIYFNGENCEMALPDTFPVLPNGSPSLRSTYCQILSVFFTFITLWLLGFYQ; encoded by the exons ATGGCACCAATTCCTTCCCATGTATTGACTTTTGCACTGCCGTCAATAATATTAGTTGCTCTATGCAGTTTATCAG ATTGCTATGATCCGTTGGATCCAAATGGAAACATTACCGTTACTTTCGACATTCATCAATACACAAGTGATGGCTATGTG GCAAGAGTTACCATCCAAAATTACTATCAGTATCGGCATGTGGACAAACCTGGGTGGACTCTAGGGTGGACATGGGAAGGAAATGaagtgatttggtcaatgagtGGTGCCTTTGCCACCCAGCAAGGAAATTGCTGGGCCTTCAAAACACCAGCACACTGCTGCAACAAAGACCCTGTCATACTTGATCTCATGCCAGAGGCCTTGCCAGAAAACAGGTCAGAAGACTGCTGCCGTGGTGGTCTTCTTTCTGCATGGGCTATCAACCCTTCCAAATCATTCTCTTCCTTTGAAATTACAGTTGGCAACTTGGGGGAAAATTCTACTTGGTTCCCACCTCAAAATCTTACTTTAATGGAACCAGGTCCTGGTTACACTTGTGGCCAAGTTTTGGACACTGATCCCACAGTTTCTTCAGATTTGGGGGGTAGAAGACAAGTTCAGGTTTACA GAACGTGGAGATCAACATGCACTTACTCGAGCTTTCTGGCTAACAAAACACCAATGTGTTGTGCATCACTGTCGACATTTTACAGCCCCACCATCACATCATGCCCCAAGTGCAGCTGTGGATGCAGAGAGGCAGCAGACAAAAGAACAGGTTTTTGCATAAG TGACAGTAACCTCTTATCGAAAAAGGCCAATACTCCTGACATAGTTCAATGCACTGATCACATGTGTCCGGTTGGAGTTCATTGGCATATTAAGAACAATTACATGAATCAGTGGAGGGTAAAACTAACAATCTCTAACTACAACTATCAAAGAAACTTCTCAGACTGGAATGTGCTGGTTCAGCATCCTGGTTTCAGCCAAACTGCAACAGCATACAGCTTCAACAGTACAATACTTCCCACTGTTGGGTTTGGAG ATGAAGTTGCTCTCTTGTGGGGAATAGAGTACTACAATACTGAACTGTTGAATTTTGATGGGGATCAACTGGGTTCAGTGACCACAGAGATACTTCTGGACAAGGATGCAGACACATTTACATTAAGCAACGGATGGGCTTTCCCTCCAAGAATATATTTCAATGGTGAGAATTGTGAAATGGCTCTCCCAGACACTTTCCCAGTGCTACCAAATGGCAGCCCCAGTTTGAGATCAACTTACTGCCAAATCCTTTCagtattttttacttttataacaCTCTGGTTACTTGGTTTTTATCAATAA